A genomic region of Vitreoscilla filiformis contains the following coding sequences:
- a CDS encoding LPS-assembly protein LptD gives MATWAQANALSCTPDPSQRARPPATEPEDPNSPVELQASSLRSQLAQETLADGAVELRRAGLTLTADRLRYLHEQDRVIAQGQVHITQGGNQFDSEQASYVLNTQRGELQAPRFRLSRAQAGGQARDLAFDGTRSLSANEVAYSSCDRPAGEEPDWVLRMDHLSLDFEHNEGRAEGAVLRFLGTPILALPVLSFPATDAPKSGWLLPSLSIDTTAGAAISVPYYWRIAPNLDATLAPEVSTKRGSGLRGDFRYLLERNAGRLEYHLLPNDRVQERERYSTLLEHEGELPALGLRYGMHSEHASDDAYWKDFSDYLPSLTPRLLPRQVWTQGAWQVDRFVALESYARVQTWQVLQDSSAWITPPYQRQPQIGLRAQVEGPWGLRYNAEAEANHFTQGALLPTGVLNTPTLPQEGRRLHLTQSISRPWDNGWAWFTPQLSLNQASYRYHYIKQAESDLITRDDGVPLGRPINLTRQRNVPTFSMDAGLRFERDATPFGQSMVQTLEPRIHYVYTPYRPQDDLPLFDTAVSDFNAVSIYADNAFTGIDRISDANQVTFGATSRLLDRQNGVEVLRFGAAQRYLFRPQRLTATGSNGNSSSNFSDILLFASGRLHPHWYADSALQYDFDFKRPVRTLASVRYQPAPFHTLAATYRYTRQLTEQTELAWQWPIYRGDPGAGSGGCQRVLYGIGRVSYNMRDSRLADSLAGIEYDAGCWIMRAVAQRVTTGSTGATTRVMLQLELVGLSRLGTNPLQTLKDNIPGYRLLRDNDSP, from the coding sequence ATGGCAACTTGGGCCCAAGCCAATGCGCTCTCGTGTACGCCGGATCCTTCGCAGCGGGCACGCCCTCCGGCCACGGAGCCTGAGGATCCGAACAGCCCTGTCGAACTGCAAGCCAGCTCACTGCGCAGCCAGTTGGCCCAAGAAACGCTGGCCGATGGGGCGGTGGAACTGCGCCGCGCCGGCCTGACCCTGACAGCCGACCGGCTGCGTTACCTGCATGAGCAGGATCGGGTCATTGCCCAGGGCCAGGTTCACATCACCCAAGGCGGTAACCAGTTCGACAGCGAACAAGCCTCCTACGTGCTCAACACCCAGCGTGGCGAGCTGCAAGCCCCGCGTTTTCGCCTCAGCCGCGCTCAGGCAGGGGGGCAAGCCCGGGACTTGGCTTTCGATGGCACGCGCAGTTTGTCTGCCAACGAGGTGGCCTACAGCAGTTGCGACCGCCCCGCCGGCGAAGAACCGGACTGGGTGCTGCGCATGGACCACCTCAGCCTGGACTTCGAACACAACGAAGGCCGGGCCGAAGGCGCGGTGCTGCGCTTTTTGGGCACCCCGATTCTGGCGTTGCCGGTGTTGAGTTTCCCGGCCACGGATGCGCCCAAGTCCGGGTGGCTGCTGCCCTCGTTGAGCATCGACACGACCGCCGGGGCCGCCATCAGCGTGCCGTACTACTGGCGCATCGCCCCCAACTTGGATGCGACGCTGGCCCCGGAGGTGTCCACCAAACGCGGCAGCGGCTTGCGTGGCGATTTCCGTTATTTGCTGGAACGCAACGCTGGGCGCCTGGAATACCACCTGCTCCCCAATGACCGTGTGCAAGAGCGCGAACGCTACAGCACCCTGTTGGAACACGAAGGTGAGCTGCCCGCGCTGGGGCTGCGCTACGGCATGCACAGCGAACACGCCTCAGACGATGCCTACTGGAAGGACTTCAGCGACTATCTGCCCAGCCTGACCCCCCGGCTGTTGCCCCGCCAAGTCTGGACGCAGGGGGCTTGGCAAGTGGATCGCTTCGTGGCCCTCGAAAGCTACGCCCGGGTGCAAACTTGGCAGGTGCTGCAAGACAGCAGCGCGTGGATCACCCCGCCCTACCAACGCCAACCTCAGATCGGGTTGCGTGCCCAGGTTGAAGGGCCATGGGGCCTGCGCTACAACGCTGAAGCCGAAGCCAACCACTTCACCCAGGGCGCCCTGCTGCCCACCGGCGTTCTCAACACCCCAACCCTGCCCCAGGAAGGCCGGCGTTTGCACCTGACGCAAAGCATCTCGCGCCCGTGGGACAACGGCTGGGCGTGGTTCACCCCGCAACTGAGCCTGAACCAAGCGAGCTACCGTTACCACTACATCAAACAAGCCGAGAGTGACCTGATCACCCGTGACGATGGGGTGCCCTTGGGCCGCCCCATCAACCTCACCCGCCAGCGCAACGTCCCGACGTTCAGCATGGATGCCGGGTTGCGTTTTGAGCGGGACGCCACGCCGTTCGGCCAGTCGATGGTGCAGACGCTGGAGCCCCGCATCCACTACGTCTACACCCCCTACCGCCCCCAAGACGACTTGCCGCTGTTCGACACCGCCGTCAGCGACTTCAACGCCGTCTCGATTTACGCCGACAACGCCTTCACCGGCATCGACCGCATTTCGGACGCCAACCAAGTCACCTTCGGCGCCACCAGCCGCTTGCTGGATCGGCAAAACGGGGTCGAAGTGCTGCGCTTTGGTGCCGCCCAGCGTTACCTGTTCCGCCCCCAGCGCCTGACCGCCACCGGCAGCAACGGCAACAGTTCAAGCAATTTTTCGGACATTTTGCTGTTCGCCTCCGGGCGCCTCCACCCGCACTGGTATGCCGACTCGGCGTTGCAGTACGACTTCGATTTCAAGCGTCCGGTGCGCACCCTGGCTTCTGTGCGCTACCAGCCCGCGCCCTTCCACACCTTGGCCGCCACCTACCGCTACACCCGGCAACTGACCGAACAAACCGAATTGGCGTGGCAGTGGCCGATCTACCGGGGCGATCCGGGGGCGGGTTCGGGCGGTTGCCAGCGGGTGCTCTATGGCATCGGCCGGGTGAGTTACAACATGCGCGACAGCCGCCTGGCCGACTCCCTGGCCGGCATTGAGTACGACGCTGGCTGCTGGATCATGCGCGCTGTGGCGCAGCGGGTGACCACCGGCAGCACCGGCGCCACCACACGGGTGATGCTGCAACTGGAGTTGGTCGGGCTGTCTCGCCTGGGCACCAACCCTTTGCAGACCCTCAAAGACAACATTCCCGGCTACCGCCTGCTGCGAGACAACGACTCCCCATGA
- a CDS encoding barstar family protein — protein sequence MQLQSVRPNIVQAIRAYRVDDLLRAAQDAGQHFLYANLTEAQSKQDVLETIATSFLFPAHYGKNLDALYDCMTDLVHKAGSQPGFVVVLEQIPDNAKFDREAREQLLDVFRDAADFWAERKIAFRCFYSFAVARSQENGTWERETVPEKPISKASAKSGFNPNFGTNMSMMSSAFDTAMWLNAAA from the coding sequence ATGCAATTGCAATCCGTCCGTCCCAACATCGTCCAGGCCATCCGTGCTTATCGGGTGGACGACCTGCTGCGGGCTGCGCAAGACGCCGGCCAACATTTTCTCTACGCCAACCTGACCGAGGCCCAGTCCAAGCAAGATGTGCTGGAGACCATCGCCACGTCGTTTCTGTTTCCGGCCCACTACGGCAAAAATCTGGACGCGCTCTACGATTGCATGACCGACTTGGTTCACAAAGCCGGATCGCAGCCCGGTTTCGTGGTGGTGTTGGAGCAAATCCCCGATAACGCCAAGTTTGACCGCGAAGCCCGCGAACAACTGCTGGATGTTTTCCGTGATGCGGCCGATTTTTGGGCCGAACGCAAAATCGCTTTCCGCTGTTTTTATTCGTTTGCCGTGGCGCGCTCGCAAGAGAACGGCACCTGGGAACGTGAAACCGTGCCGGAAAAGCCCATCTCGAAAGCCAGCGCCAAAAGCGGGTTCAACCCCAACTTTGGCACCAACATGTCGATGATGAGCAGCGCCTTCGACACGGCCATGTGGCTCAACGCGGCTGCTTGA
- the rsmA gene encoding 16S rRNA (adenine(1518)-N(6)/adenine(1519)-N(6))-dimethyltransferase RsmA, translated as MSRGAAGSDHHARKRFGQNFLTDGAIIDGIVRAIEPQHGQALIEIGPGLGALTRPLRAHCDPLTVIELDRDLAERLRREPGLRVIESDVLKVDFGALADTLCPSGGKLRIAGNLPYNISSPILFHLLPWADRIEDQHFMLQKEVVDRMAAEPGSKVYGRLSVMLQWRYHIESVLDVPPESFDPPPKVDSAVVRMIPWAQPAALDAARFETMMTVAFSQRRKLLRHSLGRWLDEQGIAHTFDLQRRAEEVPVAEFTALAGCLTP; from the coding sequence ATGAGCCGAGGTGCCGCTGGCAGCGACCATCACGCCCGCAAACGCTTTGGCCAGAATTTTCTGACCGATGGCGCCATCATCGACGGCATCGTGCGGGCCATCGAACCACAACATGGCCAAGCGCTGATCGAAATCGGCCCCGGCCTGGGGGCCCTGACACGCCCGCTGCGCGCCCACTGCGATCCGCTGACCGTGATCGAACTCGATCGTGATCTGGCCGAGCGGTTGCGCCGTGAACCCGGCCTGCGGGTGATCGAATCGGACGTGCTCAAGGTGGACTTCGGCGCGCTGGCCGACACGCTGTGCCCCAGCGGGGGCAAGCTGCGCATTGCGGGCAACCTGCCTTACAACATCTCGTCGCCGATCCTGTTCCACTTGCTGCCTTGGGCCGATCGGATCGAGGATCAGCATTTCATGCTGCAAAAGGAAGTGGTCGATCGCATGGCCGCCGAGCCGGGCAGCAAGGTGTATGGCCGCCTGTCGGTGATGTTGCAATGGCGCTACCACATCGAGTCGGTGCTGGACGTGCCGCCCGAATCGTTCGATCCACCGCCCAAAGTGGATTCGGCGGTGGTGCGCATGATTCCCTGGGCTCAACCCGCCGCGCTGGACGCAGCGCGCTTCGAAACCATGATGACCGTGGCGTTCTCGCAGCGCCGCAAGCTGCTGAGGCACAGCCTGGGGCGCTGGCTGGATGAGCAAGGCATCGCGCACACGTTCGACTTGCAGCGCCGTGCCGAGGAAGTGCCCGTGGCAGAGTTCACCGCTTTGGCGGGGTGCTTGACGCCTTGA
- a CDS encoding peptidylprolyl isomerase: MNLRKHARRLWPALCLAAALSAQAQTPVRTADYIVAVVNAEVVTHKEVEQRAVRMAQEMRNARTTVPGDAALYQQALSSLIDERVVITHARETGVRIDETELDRNVQTIASVNQLTVEALRERLRAEGMDFARFRANLSDQLLADRVRERDVLPRIRVSEADVDAFLGEQRTQVSGEVQLNIAQIFVSVPEGANAATVAQRQALVDMTLARLRSGEPFDRLAKELSEGMERSRGGEIGLRPSSRLPDVFVDTVRNLAVGQFSPRVVRSSAGFHILKLLARQSESALNVTQTRARHILLRPSAGLSSDEAVRRMGEFRDQVAQGKRSFEQLAQQYSEDGSAARGGDLGWLSPGQLVPEFEKAMNALGVGGVSAPVLSRFGVHLIQVVDRRQVALDPRQVREQARNAVRERKFGQTYAEWIDELRSRAYIELRDPPL; encoded by the coding sequence ATGAATCTGCGAAAACACGCGCGCCGGCTGTGGCCGGCCCTGTGCTTGGCAGCGGCTTTGTCCGCGCAGGCCCAGACCCCCGTTCGCACCGCCGACTACATCGTGGCGGTGGTCAATGCCGAAGTGGTCACCCACAAGGAAGTGGAACAGCGCGCAGTGCGCATGGCCCAGGAGATGCGCAACGCCCGCACCACCGTCCCGGGCGATGCAGCGCTGTACCAGCAAGCCCTGTCCTCGCTGATCGACGAGCGGGTGGTCATCACCCACGCCCGGGAAACCGGGGTGCGCATCGACGAAACCGAACTGGATCGCAACGTTCAGACCATCGCCAGCGTGAACCAACTCACCGTCGAGGCGCTGCGCGAGCGGCTGCGCGCTGAAGGGATGGACTTCGCCCGCTTCCGCGCCAACCTGAGTGATCAACTGCTGGCCGACCGCGTGCGTGAACGCGATGTGTTGCCTCGCATCCGCGTCAGTGAAGCCGACGTGGATGCATTTCTGGGCGAACAACGCACCCAGGTCTCCGGCGAGGTACAACTCAACATCGCCCAGATTTTTGTCAGCGTCCCGGAGGGGGCCAATGCCGCCACCGTGGCCCAGCGCCAAGCCCTGGTGGACATGACCCTGGCCCGCTTGCGCAGTGGCGAGCCTTTCGACCGCTTGGCCAAAGAGCTGTCCGAAGGCATGGAACGCAGCCGAGGCGGAGAGATCGGCTTGCGCCCCAGCAGCCGCCTGCCCGACGTGTTTGTGGACACCGTCCGCAATTTGGCTGTCGGGCAATTCAGCCCGCGTGTGGTGCGCAGCTCGGCAGGGTTCCACATCCTCAAGTTGCTGGCGCGCCAAAGTGAAAGCGCGCTCAATGTGACGCAAACACGGGCACGCCACATCCTGTTGCGCCCCTCAGCGGGGTTGTCCAGTGACGAGGCGGTGCGCCGCATGGGTGAGTTCCGGGATCAAGTGGCCCAGGGCAAGCGCAGCTTCGAGCAACTGGCGCAGCAGTATTCGGAAGACGGCAGCGCCGCACGCGGTGGTGACTTGGGCTGGCTGTCGCCGGGCCAACTGGTGCCGGAGTTTGAGAAAGCCATGAATGCGCTGGGCGTCGGTGGTGTTTCGGCACCGGTGCTGTCGCGCTTTGGGGTGCATCTGATCCAAGTCGTGGATCGGCGCCAGGTGGCGCTAGACCCCCGCCAAGTGCGCGAACAGGCGCGCAACGCCGTGCGCGAACGCAAATTCGGCCAAACCTACGCCGAGTGGATCGACGAGTTGCGCTCACGCGCCTATATTGAACTGCGAGACCCCCCCCTATGA
- a CDS encoding PAS domain-containing sensor histidine kinase, producing the protein MTDVPAAPSPLDTPSPPWRPRRRTRWLLWGALVALLLVAQSALVRLTRSHEATRTQDQAEATAASAANELRRLMLRAQQSAQSLMWNEPPLPQWRESAATLLRQHRGMLRLERRDERLNLRAAVDATWSGPPLFAHIARPSLEIELLSACAHALRTLAPAYSRSYFVPQADGVGVEVLDVCIPLAPASASGGVMVLTLGLGTLLEEASRSTDAQHHEFSLIEPDGTRLVRAGSVRGLGVYQGTRLVDVPGNPLLLRADSIQGHPGWIPNLATALVLGLSLGLLGLVGVLAWDMRRRSQAEQALAEALAMEDSLVTGLRARDVQGRVTYVNPAFCQMVGWPASSLIGSDAPPYWPPEHADNYRQRQAERLTLPPADSPSPQRQGFETVFVRHNGERFPVMIYEAPMFDRLGRHAGWMSAILDVSAERRMEELSRQQQERLQATARLATVGEMASLLSHELNQPLAAMASYAAGSLNLLADSPHDPELPPLLRQALERIAEQAERAGRIIKSVHGFVRRREHAREVLAVDQLIEAVLPLVRLQARKSGTRVEVEIARPIPRVLADRTMVEQVLLNLTRNGIQAMERDTPLAARVLRLRVTPDAAARRVCFEIIDAGHGIAPDVAAQLFTPFFTTKTEGMGLGLSLCRTVVEQHGGALDFGPAETSGSSPCPGTVFRFTLAAPDPIHRPAPASS; encoded by the coding sequence ATGACCGACGTGCCCGCAGCCCCTTCCCCTTTGGACACTCCTTCGCCCCCCTGGCGGCCTCGGCGCCGCACACGATGGTTGCTGTGGGGGGCGTTGGTGGCGCTGTTGTTGGTGGCGCAGTCGGCCTTGGTGCGGCTGACGCGCAGCCACGAAGCCACCCGCACGCAAGACCAGGCCGAAGCCACCGCCGCCAGCGCCGCCAACGAACTGCGCCGGCTCATGTTGCGCGCCCAGCAAAGCGCCCAATCTTTGATGTGGAACGAACCGCCGCTGCCGCAGTGGCGCGAATCGGCGGCGACGCTGCTGCGCCAGCATCGCGGCATGTTGCGTTTGGAGCGGCGTGACGAGCGGTTGAACCTGCGCGCTGCTGTCGATGCGACCTGGAGCGGGCCGCCGCTGTTTGCCCACATTGCGCGGCCCTCGCTGGAGATTGAGCTGCTCAGTGCTTGCGCGCACGCGCTGCGCACGCTGGCGCCGGCGTATTCGCGCTCTTACTTCGTGCCCCAGGCCGATGGCGTCGGGGTGGAAGTGTTGGATGTGTGCATCCCGCTGGCCCCCGCCAGCGCCAGCGGCGGCGTGATGGTGCTGACCCTCGGGCTGGGCACTTTGTTGGAGGAAGCCAGCCGCAGCACGGATGCGCAACACCACGAGTTTTCGCTCATCGAACCCGATGGCACGCGCTTGGTGCGCGCCGGCAGCGTGCGCGGCTTGGGGGTGTACCAGGGCACCCGCTTGGTGGATGTGCCGGGCAATCCGTTGTTGCTGCGAGCCGATTCCATCCAAGGTCATCCGGGGTGGATTCCGAACTTGGCCACGGCGTTGGTGCTGGGGCTGTCCCTGGGCTTGCTGGGGCTGGTGGGCGTGCTGGCGTGGGACATGCGCCGCCGCTCCCAAGCCGAGCAGGCTTTGGCCGAAGCGCTGGCGATGGAGGATTCCCTCGTCACGGGTTTGCGGGCGCGGGATGTGCAGGGGCGCGTCACCTACGTCAACCCGGCGTTTTGCCAGATGGTGGGCTGGCCGGCGTCCAGCTTGATCGGCAGCGATGCGCCCCCTTACTGGCCTCCCGAGCATGCCGACAACTACCGTCAGCGCCAAGCCGAGCGCCTGACCTTGCCGCCCGCCGATTCGCCCTCGCCACAGCGTCAGGGGTTCGAAACGGTGTTCGTGCGTCACAACGGCGAACGCTTCCCGGTGATGATTTACGAAGCGCCGATGTTCGATCGTTTGGGGCGCCATGCGGGTTGGATGAGTGCCATCCTCGACGTGAGCGCCGAGCGGCGCATGGAAGAACTGTCGCGCCAGCAGCAAGAGCGGTTGCAGGCCACAGCCCGGCTGGCCACGGTGGGCGAGATGGCCTCGCTGCTCAGCCATGAACTGAATCAACCGCTGGCGGCGATGGCGAGTTATGCCGCAGGTTCGCTGAACTTGCTGGCCGATTCACCGCACGACCCAGAGTTGCCCCCTTTGTTGCGCCAAGCCCTGGAGCGCATCGCCGAGCAGGCCGAGCGGGCCGGGCGCATCATCAAAAGCGTGCATGGGTTTGTGCGGCGGCGGGAACATGCGCGGGAGGTGCTGGCGGTTGATCAGCTCATCGAAGCGGTGTTGCCCTTGGTGCGGCTGCAAGCGCGCAAGAGTGGCACGCGAGTGGAGGTGGAAATCGCCCGGCCGATTCCGCGTGTGCTGGCGGATCGCACCATGGTCGAACAGGTGTTGCTCAACCTGACGCGCAACGGCATCCAAGCCATGGAGCGCGACACGCCATTGGCCGCCCGCGTGCTGCGCTTGCGCGTCACGCCGGATGCGGCGGCGCGGCGGGTGTGTTTTGAAATCATCGATGCGGGCCATGGCATCGCGCCCGACGTGGCGGCGCAGTTGTTCACACCGTTTTTCACCACCAAAACGGAGGGCATGGGGTTGGGGCTGTCTTTGTGCCGCACGGTGGTGGAGCAGCACGGCGGGGCGTTGGACTTTGGCCCGGCGGAGACTTCGGGCTCATCCCCCTGCCCCGGGACGGTGTTCCGGTTTACGCTCGCAGCTCCCGATCCGATTCACCGCCCTGCACCAGCCTCCTCATGA
- a CDS encoding NADP-dependent malic enzyme, translating to MAAFSPPPRIAMPNTPEEKRAELRRAALEYHEFPTPGKIEVNATKQLINQRDLALAYSPGVAAACEEIVEDPANAFRYTSRGNLVAVVTNGTAVLGLGDIGPLAAKPVMEGKGVLFKKFAGIDVFDLEIKENNLDKLVDIIAALEPTFGGINLEDIKAPDCFYVERKLRERLSIPVFHDDQHGTAIVVGAALLNGLKVVGKNIKQVKLVSSGAGAAALACLNLLVKLGLPRENIFVTDLAGVVYKGRVELMDPDKAEFAQDTPHRSLREAIAGADIFLGLSAGGVLKPDMVASMAEKPLVFALANPTPEIMPEEVKAVRDDAIMATGRTDYPNQVNNVLCFPYIFRGALDCGATTITDEMEIAAVHAIAELAQAEQNDVVAAAYAGQSLSFGPDYLIPKPFDPRLMMQIAPAVAEAAQACGVATRPIADFDAYREKLHAFVYASGTIMKPIFAVAKKAKAKRVAFAEGEDRRVLRALQVVVDEGLARPVLVGRRVIIAKRVEQMGLRLQEGRDYEVINIDDDPRYRDFWQTYHRMMERRGVTEQFAKIEMRRRLTLISSMLLHKGDVDGMICGTWGSPTMHLHHIDAVIGKRAGVKTYACMNGLMLPGRQVFLVDTHINYDPTAEQLCEITILAAEEMLRFGIQPKAALLSHSNFGSADTPSAVKMRQTLALVREQAPWLEVDGEMHGDTALDAAARAELMPRSTLKGEANLLVLPNMDAANISYNLLKTAAGGGIAIGPVLLGASQPVHILTPSATVRRIVNMTALTVADANASR from the coding sequence ATGGCGGCCTTTTCTCCTCCTCCAAGGATCGCGATGCCCAACACGCCTGAAGAAAAGCGCGCCGAGTTGCGCCGTGCTGCACTCGAATACCACGAGTTCCCGACGCCCGGCAAGATCGAAGTCAACGCCACCAAGCAGCTCATTAACCAGCGCGATCTGGCCTTGGCCTACTCCCCTGGTGTGGCCGCTGCTTGCGAGGAGATCGTCGAAGACCCGGCCAACGCTTTCCGCTACACCTCACGCGGCAACCTCGTGGCGGTGGTGACCAACGGCACCGCCGTGCTCGGTCTGGGTGACATTGGCCCACTGGCCGCCAAGCCGGTGATGGAAGGCAAGGGCGTGCTGTTCAAAAAGTTCGCTGGCATCGACGTGTTCGACTTGGAAATCAAGGAAAACAACCTCGACAAGCTGGTGGACATCATCGCCGCGCTGGAACCCACCTTCGGCGGCATCAACCTCGAAGACATCAAGGCGCCGGATTGTTTTTACGTCGAGCGCAAGCTGCGCGAGCGCCTCAGCATCCCTGTGTTCCACGATGACCAGCACGGCACGGCCATCGTTGTCGGTGCGGCGCTGCTCAACGGCCTGAAGGTGGTCGGCAAGAACATCAAACAGGTCAAGCTCGTTTCCTCCGGCGCTGGCGCTGCGGCGCTGGCTTGCCTGAACTTGCTGGTCAAGCTCGGCCTGCCGCGTGAAAACATTTTCGTCACCGACCTGGCTGGCGTGGTTTACAAAGGCCGCGTCGAGCTGATGGATCCGGACAAGGCCGAGTTTGCCCAAGACACCCCGCACCGCAGCCTGCGCGAAGCCATTGCCGGCGCGGACATCTTCTTGGGCCTGTCGGCTGGCGGCGTGCTGAAGCCCGACATGGTGGCCAGCATGGCGGAAAAACCGCTGGTGTTCGCCCTGGCCAACCCGACGCCGGAAATCATGCCGGAAGAGGTCAAGGCCGTGCGCGACGACGCCATCATGGCCACCGGGCGCACGGACTACCCCAACCAAGTGAACAACGTCCTGTGTTTCCCGTACATCTTCCGGGGCGCGCTGGACTGCGGTGCCACGACGATCACCGACGAGATGGAGATTGCCGCCGTTCACGCCATCGCCGAACTGGCCCAGGCCGAGCAGAACGACGTGGTGGCCGCTGCTTACGCCGGCCAGAGCCTGAGCTTCGGCCCGGATTACCTCATCCCGAAGCCGTTCGACCCGCGTTTGATGATGCAAATCGCGCCAGCGGTGGCCGAAGCGGCGCAAGCGTGCGGCGTGGCCACGCGCCCGATCGCCGACTTTGACGCCTACCGCGAGAAACTGCACGCCTTCGTGTACGCCTCGGGCACCATCATGAAGCCGATTTTTGCTGTGGCGAAGAAGGCCAAAGCCAAGCGCGTGGCGTTTGCCGAAGGCGAAGATCGCCGCGTGCTGCGCGCACTGCAAGTGGTGGTGGACGAAGGTTTGGCGCGGCCCGTGTTGGTGGGGCGTCGGGTGATCATCGCCAAGCGCGTGGAGCAAATGGGCTTGCGCTTGCAAGAGGGGCGCGATTACGAAGTCATCAACATTGACGACGATCCGCGTTACCGTGACTTCTGGCAAACCTACCACCGCATGATGGAGCGCCGAGGTGTGACCGAGCAGTTCGCCAAAATCGAAATGCGCCGGCGCCTGACGCTGATCTCCAGCATGCTGCTGCACAAGGGCGATGTGGACGGCATGATCTGCGGCACCTGGGGCTCACCCACCATGCACCTGCACCACATCGATGCGGTGATCGGCAAGCGGGCGGGCGTCAAAACCTACGCTTGCATGAACGGGTTGATGTTGCCGGGCCGCCAAGTATTCTTGGTAGACACCCACATCAACTACGACCCGACAGCCGAGCAACTGTGCGAAATCACCATCTTGGCCGCCGAGGAAATGCTGCGCTTCGGGATTCAGCCCAAGGCGGCGTTGCTGTCACACTCGAACTTCGGTTCGGCGGACACCCCCAGCGCGGTGAAAATGCGCCAGACGCTGGCCCTGGTGCGCGAGCAGGCCCCCTGGCTGGAAGTGGACGGCGAAATGCACGGTGACACCGCTCTGGACGCCGCCGCTCGCGCCGAACTCATGCCGCGCAGCACGCTCAAGGGCGAAGCCAACCTGCTGGTGCTGCCCAACATGGACGCGGCCAACATCAGCTACAACCTGCTGAAGACCGCCGCCGGCGGTGGCATTGCGATTGGGCCGGTGTTGCTGGGCGCTTCGCAGCCGGTACACATCCTGACGCCGTCGGCCACGGTGCGCCGCATTGTCAACATGACGGCGCTCACCGTCGCGGACGCCAACGCCAGCCGCTGA
- a CDS encoding ribonuclease, with product MARSFSWPLLGVLGRLLQPVARGALVATVTISASVWSVPALAREPLPAVEAEAALPVVTWAELPSQARKTYRLILAGGPFPYEKDGTVFGNRERLLPRKPRGHYREYTVPTPGSRDRGARRMVCAGEVPKEPEACFYTEDHYASFRRVAP from the coding sequence GTGGCTCGCTCTTTTTCCTGGCCGCTGTTAGGCGTGCTGGGTCGGCTCTTGCAACCTGTGGCACGCGGCGCGTTGGTGGCAACTGTGACCATCTCAGCGAGTGTGTGGAGTGTACCTGCACTGGCGCGTGAGCCGTTGCCGGCCGTTGAAGCTGAAGCAGCGTTGCCCGTTGTCACCTGGGCGGAGCTGCCCAGCCAAGCGCGCAAAACCTACCGTTTGATTTTGGCCGGAGGGCCGTTTCCCTACGAGAAGGACGGGACGGTTTTTGGCAATCGCGAGCGCTTGTTGCCGCGCAAACCACGAGGCCATTATCGCGAGTACACCGTGCCGACGCCGGGTTCGCGAGATCGCGGTGCGCGGCGCATGGTCTGTGCGGGGGAAGTGCCTAAAGAGCCCGAGGCGTGCTTCTACACCGAAGACCACTATGCGAGTTTCCGGCGCGTGGCGCCCTAG
- a CDS encoding Lcl C-terminal domain-containing protein: MSRVMHGAAMLVLLGGGFGGTAQVQAQDTAQATPLKRYVYVAGGAQVKDTRTGLTWQRCSVGQVWRQRTCVGEPTKLRYDDAIALAEQTPGWRLPQVYELVSLVDYSRYDPAIDLKAFPTTPAYYYWTATIVAEHPTYAWDVNFDSGDVTQSGLVQESYVRLVKASSTPPKR; the protein is encoded by the coding sequence ATGTCTCGCGTGATGCACGGCGCGGCCATGCTGGTTTTGCTGGGTGGCGGGTTCGGTGGGACGGCACAAGTTCAGGCCCAAGACACGGCGCAAGCCACCCCGCTCAAACGCTACGTGTACGTCGCGGGCGGGGCCCAGGTGAAAGACACCCGCACCGGGCTAACGTGGCAGCGGTGTTCTGTGGGCCAGGTGTGGCGCCAGCGCACTTGTGTGGGAGAACCCACCAAGCTGCGGTATGACGACGCCATCGCGCTGGCTGAACAAACCCCCGGCTGGCGCTTGCCCCAGGTGTACGAACTGGTCAGCTTGGTGGATTACAGCCGCTACGATCCTGCGATCGATCTGAAGGCGTTCCCGACCACGCCTGCCTATTACTACTGGACGGCCACCATCGTTGCCGAACACCCCACTTACGCCTGGGATGTGAACTTCGACAGCGGGGACGTGACCCAGAGCGGGCTGGTGCAGGAGAGCTACGTTCGGCTGGTCAAGGCGTCAAGCACCCCGCCAAAGCGGTGA